The nucleotide window ATGGCCGCCGAGTACGAGGGCAAGGAAGCGGCCGCCGAGGAGATCTCGCAGCTGCTCTACCACGTCCAGGTGATGATGGTCGCCCGCGGCATCTCCCTGGACGACGTGTACGCCCACCTCTGAGCCCCACCCGCACACCCGACCCGAACGAAGAGAAGGAAGCTCGCCTCATGCTGCGCATCGCCGTCCCCAACAAGGGTTCCCTGTCAGGCCCTGCGGCGGAGATGCTGCATGAGGCCGGCTACCAACAGCGCCGGGAGTCCAAGGAGCTGCGGATCGTCGACCCGGAGAACGAGGTCGAGTTCTTCTACCTCCGCCCCCGCGACATCGCGATCTACGTCTCCTCCGGCCGCCTCGACATCGGCATCACCGGCCGCGACCTGCTGATCGACTCGGGCGCCAACGCCGAGGAGATCCTGCCCCTCGGCTTCGCCCGCTCCACGTTCCGCTTCGCCGCCAAGCCGGGCACGGCCAAGGGCATCGAGGACCTCGGCGGCATGACGGTCGCCACGTCCTACGAGGGCATCGTGGAGAAGCACCTCGCCGACAACGGCATCGACGCCTCCGTCGTCCACCTCGACGGCGCCGTCGAGACCGCCATCGAGCTGGGCGTCGCCGAGGTCATCGCGGACGTGGTCGAGACCGGCACCTCGCTGCGCAACGCGGGCCTGGAGGTCTTCGGCGACCCGATCATGAAGTCCGAGGCCGTCGTCATCCGCCGCACCGGCGCCGACACCTCCGACGAGGCCGAGCCCAAGATCCAGCAGTTCCTGCGCCGCCTCCAGGGCGTCCTGGTGGCCCGTACGTACGTGATGATGGACTACGACTGCCGCGTCGAGCAGCTGGAGAAGGCCGTCGCGCTCACGCCGGGTCTGGAGTCCCCCACCGTCTCCCCCCTGCACAACGAGGGCTGGGTCGCCGTCCGCGCCATGGTCCCCGCCAAGGAGGCCCAGCGGATCATGGACGACCTGTACGACATCGGTGCCCGGGCCATCCTGACCACGGCCATCCACGCCTGCCGCCTCTGAGGCCCAGGGAGCCGTACACCATGTCCGACCTTCCCGCCCTGCCCATCACCTTCCGGCCGGGCCGTACCCGGGCCGTGCTGCTGTCCGCGGGGGCCGCGATCTTCGTGGTGATCACGGCGATCGCGCTCCTGCTGCCGAGGCTCGGCCCGGGGGAGCGGCTCAGCTTCGTCTTCACCGCGGCCATGCTCGCCGGGGTGCTGGCCCTGCTGTCCAGGCCCAAGGTGGTCGCCGAGGAGTCCGGGGTCACCGTCGTCAACATCGCCGGGAAGCGCCAGCTGGCCTGGGCGGAGATCGTCGAGGTGAACCTGCGCGTCGGCGACCCGTGGGTCTTCCTGAACCTCACCGACGGGACCAGCCTGCCCGCGCTCGGCATCCAGCCGGGCATCGCCAAGCAGCGCGCGATCGAGGACGCACGTGCCCTGCGGGCCCTGGTCCAGGCCCGCTCGATCACCGAGCCGGAGCAGCGTCAGAGCTGACCCCCAGCGGCACAAGGGGCGCCCCCCGAACATGATCAGGGGCGAAACGTGAGCAAGATCAGGGCTGACTCGGGGAAGTCGCCCCTGCCGCACGAGCCCATGTCTTGATTAATCTGTTGGCGGAGGCGTTTTCGTTGCGCCTCCGCCGCTGCTGTACCACCCGGTGCTCCAGTGGCCCCCTGCTACCCGAGGAGTGATTCCCTCCAGCGATGGACGGATCGTCCTGTAGTACCTGCGCCGCCCCCTCCCGACATACCGAGGCGGCGGCATGACCATCCCCCTGCTGCTCCTCGCGGCGGCGTTCCTCCTGATTCTCGCCAACGGCTTCTTCGTGGCGGCCGAGTTCGGCCTCGTGACGGTCGAGCGACCCGAGGCGGAGAAGGCCGCCGCCGAGGGCGACCGACGGGCCCACAAGGTCGTGGGCGCGCTCAGGGAGCTGTCGTTCCAGCTCTCCGGCACCCAGCTCGGCATCACCATCACCTCCCTCGTCGTCGGCATGCTCGCCGAACCGGCCCTCGCGGAACTGCTGCACGGCCCGTTCACGGCCATCGGCATACCCGAAGGCGCGGTCTCCGGTGTCGCCGTGGTCGTCGGCATGCTGCTGGTGTCCGCCGTGCAGATGGTGATCGGCGAACTGGTCCCCAAGAACTGGGCGGTGTCCAAGCCGATGCAGGTCGCGCGCTTCGTCGCGGGACCCCAGCACGTCTTCTCCCGTCTCTTCCGCCCGGTGATCGCCGGGCTCAACGCGGTCGCCAACCGGCTGGTCCGCGCCTTCGGCGTCGAGCCCACCGACGAGCTGGCCTCCGCCCGCACCCCCGGCGAGCTGGTTTCCCTGGCCCGGCACTCGGCCCAGGCCGGCGCGCTGGAGCAGGACACGGCCGACCTCTTCGTCCGGACGCTGTCCCTCGGCGACCTCACGGCGGAGAACGTGATGACGCCCCGGGTGAAGGTCAGCGCCCTGCAGTCCTCGGCCACCGCCGAGGACGTGGTCAACCTGACCCGGGCCACCGGTCTGTCCCGCTTCCCCGTCTACCGGGAGCGGATCGACGAGATCGTCGGCATGGCCCACCTCAAGGACGCCCTCGCGATCCCGGTTCACGAGCGGCTGCACACGCCGGTCGGCCGGATCGCCAAGGCCCCGCTGCTCGTCCCCGAGTCGCTGCCCGTGCAGCCGCTGCTGGCCCGGCTGCGCAGCGAGCAGCCCATCGCCGTCGTCGTCGACGAGTACGGCGGCACGGCCGGGGTCGTGACCCTGGAGGACATCGTCGAGGAACTGGTCGGCGAGGTCCGTGACGAGCACGACGGGCACGACCTGCCCGAACTCGCCGCGGCCCCGCCCGAGGACGGCCGCCCCGCCTGGGACGTCGACGGCAGCTGCCGCGTCGACGTGCTCCAGCGCATAGGCCTCGACGTCCCCGAGGGCCCGTACGAGACGGTCGCGGGCCTCGTCGCCGATCTGCTCGGCCGTATCCCGGCGCCCGGCGACAAGGCGGAACTGCCCGGCTGGCGCCTGGCGGTACGACAGGTCGGCCACTACCGGGCCGAACGGGTACGACTCGTCCGCGTCCCCGTCGCGGAGACCGCAGCCGCGTTGGAGGCGGCCCGATGAGCCTGCTGCAACTTCTGTTCGCCCTGCTTCTGGTGCTCGCCAACGGCTTCTTCGTCGGGGCCGAGTTCGCGCTGGTCTCGGTCCGCCGCAGCCAGATCGAGCCACTGGGCACCGCACGGGCCCGCCAGGTCCTCTACGGCCTGGAGAACCTGCCGCAGATGATGGCGGCGGCCCAGTTCGGCATCACGGTCTGCTCGCTGACGCTCGGCGCGGTCGCGGAGCCGACGGTGGCGAAGCTGCTGGAACCGGTGTTCGAGGCGATCCATATGCCGCACGGCATGATCCACCCGCTCGGGTATGTGATCGCGCTGGCCGTGGTCGTCTTCCTGCACCTGGTGATCGGCGAGATGCTGCCGAAGAACCTGGCGATGGCGGCGCCGGAGAAGACGGCGCTGTGGCTGAGCCCGGCGCTGGTGGCCTTCGCGCGGCTCTGCAGGCCGGTGACGGTCGGTCTCGGTTCCTGCGCCCGGGTGGTGCTGAAGCTCTTCCGGGTCGAGCCCAAGGACGAGGTGGAGGCCGTCTTCACCAGCGTCCAGCTGGGCCGGCTGGTCGAGGACTCCGGTCAGGCCGGGCTGCTCGACCCCGAGGAGCAGGAACGTCTGGAGGACGCTCTCGAGCTGGGCTCCCGCCCGGTCACGGACGTCCTGCTGAAGCGCGACTCCCTGGTGACCGTGGGGCCCTCGGTGACCGCGGCCCAGGTCGTGGCGCTGACGGCCCGCACGGGTTACTCCCGTTTCCCCGTGGTCGCGGAGACCGGCGCCTTCATGGGCCGCTACCTCCACGTCAAGGACGTCCTGGACCTGGAGGATTCGGAACGGGCCGTCCCCCAGCAGGTCTGGCGCCCCATGACGACCCTCCGCTCCGAGCTTCCCCTGGACGACGCGCTCACGGTCATGCGCCGTGCCGCCACGCACCTCGCCCAGGTGGCCGACGCCTCCGGCAAGGTCCTCGGCCTGGTCGCCCTGGAGGACGTCCTCGAACTCCTGGTCGGCGAGGTCCGCGACCCGGCACACCGCGACCCGCGGCCTCCGGCCCGGGTGACGGAACCGAGGGCGAGCGGGACACCGGAGGGGGTCCTGACGGGCTGACGTTCCCCGCGCCCCTGAAATCTGGAAGGGGCGCGGGAAACCGTGCGAACGGGGTCCGGGGCGGAGCCCCGAGTCTCCGGCGTGAGCGGGGTCGAAGGGGCGGTGCCGGTCCTGGGGATGGGACTGCCCCTGGTGATGGGGCGGGCAGGGGCAGCGGGGGCGAGAAACCCCCACGCCCACCCTGCCCCTCACATCCCCGAAGGATCCTGCGGCCCCCGCCCGGACAGCACCTCCCCATACGCCTGCATCAGATCCGGCAGGCGGAGCGTCGACAGGTCGTCCCGAGTGGGAATGCTCGGATACCCCGACAGCCGCAGATCCCGGTACGCACAGCTCTTCTCGTACAGCGTCCGCAGAAACCGCCCGTTCCCGAGCTCGTCGATCCACCCCTGATCGACGACATGCCCGGCGATCGAGCGCAGCTCGTCCAACGACTCCTCGTCCCACACGTCCCCGTTCTCCGCGGCGAGCACCTCGCCGATGGAGGTGAGTTCAAGAGGCCGGTACGACGGAAAGTCCACCCGCGTCGTGAAGCGCGACGAAAGCCCGGGATTCGCGGCCAGCAGGCGGTCCATCCCCTCCGGATACCCGGCGAGTATCACCACCAGATGGTCCCGGTTGTCCTCGGCCCGCTTCAGCAGCACCTGCAGGGCCTCGTCACCGTACGCGTCCCCCTTGCCGTATCCGGAGTTCGACAGCGAGTACGCCTCGTCCACGAACAGCACGCCGCCGATCGCCGAGTCGATCAACTCGTTGGCCTTCACGGCGGTCTGGCCGAGGTACTCGCCCACGAGGTCGGCCCGCTGGGCCTCCACCAGGTGGTCGCCGCCCAGCAGCCCCAGCGCGTAGAAGACCCGCCCGAGGATGCGCGCCACGGTCGTCTTGCCCGTCCCCGAGGGCCCGGAGAAGACGAAGTGCCGCTTGGGAGGTTGGACCGGAAGTCCCTGGCCCGCCCGCAGCCGAGCCATGTTCAGCTGTGCCGAAAGCGCCTTGACCTGCCGTTTCACCGGCTCCAGCCCGACCATCCGCTCCAGCTCCGCGAGCGCCTCCTCCAGCAGATCCGGATCGGTCGGCCCGGCCGGCAGCGGCTGCACGGGCACCACGGACTTCTCCCGTACGACCGTGTCGCCGACCTCGGGCGGCAGACCGCCCGGTGGCGGGAGGTCGGGATCGGGGCCGGAGAGCTTCACGTCCCGCCCCTCCGTGCCGAAGAGCGGGTCAAGGCCGTCGGGCCCGTCGAACATGTCCTGCCCGGCCCCGCCGAGCGCGATAGCCGCGAGGTCGACCGCGTCGTCGTACCCGTCTCCCTCGGCGATCGCGGCGAGCCGCGCCGAGGTGTCCATGAAGGCGGGGTCCACCCGGTGCACGGCCCGGTAGAGAGGAAGGGCCGCGGCGCTGCGTCCCGTGCCCTCGTGGGCCCGGGCCAGCCAGTACCGCAGTTCCTTGCGCTGCGGCTGTTCGCTGCGACAGCGCATCAGCGCGGCGGAGAGCAGGGGCCCGGCCTGGCCGAACGTCTCCAGGCGGACCCGGGCCATACCGCCGAACAGGCCCGCCTCGATGCCCAGCATCGGATCGTCGATCAGCGGATCGGTGTGCCGGACCAGCTGCTCCCAGTCCTTGACGAGGTAGGCACGGCAGGCGTGCAGAAAGCGCACCTGATGATCCGTGTCGACCGGCGGCAGCCCCGCGAGCGCCCGGTCCAGCTCAGGTACATGGCGTCCGTCCAGCCAGTGCGAGGCGTGCGCGAGGAGCAGATCGCGCGGGCTCTCCAGGACCGGCTGCACCCACCAGCCCAGCCAGTACCAGGAGTTGAGGGTGCGCCCGTGGCGGGTGCGCTGCTCCCCGAAGCGCTCCCGGTGCCGGAACATCCGTAGCAGCGCGGTTGTCGTGTCCGCCCGCAGCGCGTGCAGCCCGAGCCAGCCGTCGGCCATCCCGGGATCCATGCGCACCGCCGCGCGGAACTCTTCCTCCGCCTGCGGATAGGCGCCCATCGTGTAGGCGTCCACGCCTCGCAGCCAGGCGAGGTCGGCCGGGGCCTCGGGGCCCCGCGAGCCGAAGTCCATCACGTCCCCCACAAACCGTGCCCCCGTTGGTAACCGTACGGGCCGGTGCCCGTCGGCAGCCTTCGTCGAACCGCTGTGCCGCGGACGGGAGTTGCGCCGGTGCGTTGCTGAAGCCGTCCGAAGTCGCACCTTCGGCATCGTACCTGCGGGTCGCTCGCCCTTCGAAGGGTGCCGCAGGGCTCGTCTTGCGAGGTGGGGGCAGATGGGGCGCACTGCGCACGGTGACCGAGGGTGAAGGAATCGTGTCCCAGGGCGTCCGAAAAACGGGGAGGGGGCAGAACGAAGCCCCCGATCACGGGGGAACAACCGGGGGCTTCGCGTACAGGGGGCGGCTCGAATAGCCGCACATTGAGAACGTAAGTCCTGTACGGCCGGTCGGTCAAGCCGAGTTGAAGCAGTCCAGGAAGTTCCCTCCCGGCGCTCTTCACGTGTTCAGCACATTGCCGATGGTTCGTCACCGTGCGTGACGGGTGGCCCTTATTCGTCGGTTTCAGCAGGTCCCGGGAGCACCTCGTATCCCTCGCGTCCCCGGCGTACCAGAAGATCGGCGAACGGTCGGGAAGGGTCTTCGGCGAAGTGTTTGCGCTCTTCCCGGACCCAGCCGACCCAGAAGTCACTCTGTTCCGCCCCGTCCCGTGACTGCCCGCGCGCCCAGGCCTCCTCGTGCGGCAACTCCATCCACAGCAGCCGCGCCAGATACGGCCGCAGCGCGCGACGGCCCACGCCGACCCCCTCGACGAGCACCACGGGCGCGGGTGGCAGGGCACGGGCCGGGCCGAAGGCGCGCGCACGCCAGTCGTAGGGCGGGTAGTGGGCCGTCTCCCCGCGGCTCAGCGGTTCGATCACCTGGCTCAGCAGCCGGTCCGTCCAGGCGAACAGCTCCTCGTGCGTGGCGATGTCGTCGAGGTGCAGCACCGGGGAGTCCCCCAGAGCCGTGGCCAGCAGCCCGGCGAAGGTGGACTTTCCGGAGCCCGCGTGGCCGTCGACGCCGATCAGCCGGACCGGCCCGCAGGAGGGCGGCAGGGTGCGCAACCGGGCGGCGAGGTCGTGGACGGACGGTTCCGGGGCGGTGGGAGTGGCGTGCATACGGGGATTGAACACTTGGCTGGCGTGGCGCGGGGCGAGGTGCTGGCAGAAGGCCGCCCAGGCCGTCCATAGTGGGCGAACAGCCGCGTTTCGAACCGAGCCTTCCGGATCTTGGGGGTCATCCGCACATGACGAGCGCGTCAGAGGCGAGAGCATCGGAGCCGTCGCCCGGAACCGTGCCGGAGTCGTCCCCCAGGACAGAGCCGGAGCCGTCCCGCAGAACACTCCTGGCAGCCGCCGTGGCGACCGTGGGCTTCGTGGCCACCGGGTCTGCGGCCACGGGCCCGGCGGCTGCCGCAGCCCCGGAGGCCCCCGCGAAGGCGGCTCAGGACTTCGTGGACAACCGCGCCTGGACCTCTTACGCCGACTGGCGTGGCGGCGATGGGCAGGGCACCCACGTGGTGGCGGGGGAGCGGCCGGGGGTCGTGATCGACGCCCCGGCCGGGACCAGCGCGTACACCGATCCGCACACCGGGCGGACCGCGACCTGGGAGTACGCGACCTGGACCTCCCCCGTGCACCGGCTCGCCGTGCCCGCCACCGAGGTCATCGCCTCCTGGAACGCGCGCACCCCGGCCGGTACCTGGCTCCAGGTCGAGGTGAAGGGCACGTACTCCGACGGCACGGACACCCCGTGGTACGTCCTGGGCCGGTGGGCCGCCGGTGACCGGGACATCCGGCGGACCTCGGTCGACGGCCAGAGCGACGGCAGGAGCAGCGTGGGCACCGACACCCTCGCCGTCGACGCCCCGGCCTCCGGCCTGCGGCTCACCTCGTACCGGCTCCGCCTGACCCTCTACCGCACGCCGGGCACGCGGCTCACGCCCACGGTGTGGCGGCTCGGCGCGATGGGCTCCGACGTCCCCGACCGCTTCACCGTCCCGGCCTCGACGCCCGGGTACGCCGGCGAACTCGACGTTCCGCGCTACTCGCAGGAGATCCACAAGGGCCAGTACCCGGAGTACGACAACGGAGGCGAGGCCTGGTGCAGCCCCACCTCCTCTCAGATGATCATCGAGTACTGGGGGCGGCGGCCCATCGCCAAGGACCTGGCCTGGGTGAACCCCGAGTACGCGGACCCACAGGTGTGCCACGCGGCCCGGTTCACCTACGACCACCAGTACGCCGGCTGCGGCAACTGGCCCTTCAACGCCGCGTACGCCGCCACCTATCGCGACCTCCAGGGTGTGGTGACCCGGCTGGGTTCGCTCATCGACCTGGAGACGCTGATCGAGGCCGGCATCCCGGTCATCACCTCCCAGTCCTTCCTCGCCACCGAGTTGACGGGGGCGGGGTACGGCACGGCGGGCCATCTGATGACCGTGATCGGTTTCACCGCCGACGGCGACGTGATCGCGAACGACCCGAACTCGCCGAGCAACGAGGCCGTGCGGCGGGTCTACGACCGGCGCGAGTGGGAGAACATCTGGCTGCGCACCAAGCGGTACAACGCCTCCGCCAAGGTCGTCTCCGGCGCGGGCGGCGTCTGCTACCTCTACTTCCCGGCACGGCCGACGGTCAGGCAGCGCGCGGCGCTGGCGGCGGTGGGGCTGCGTGAGCCCGTCCCCGGGACGGCGTCCGGCGTGCGTGTGTGACCAAGCTCTCGATCGGAAACGGTCCATCCGGTGGCAAGGTGGACGGAATCGCGGGGGGAGTCCGCAGCACGACCACACCACTCAGCGAGATGCCATGACCGCCACCTCAGCCACCGCCGCCCGCGTCCGTCCCCGCACCGGGGGCCCCGAGGACGACGGCCCGAAGACCGTCGAGCACCTCATGGGCTGGATCCTGGTCGTGGTTCTCGCGATGTTGGTCACCCAACTCGGTCTGCTCTGATCCGAACGTGTCCGAAGCTGTCCGATTCTGTCGATCTGGAGTCGAACAAGCTGGTGGTGCAGGTCTGCCATACTGCGGTTGTCCCGCTGGGCAGTCGGAGACCAGGACCGAAATTGAATAGTAGTCAACAGCGTGCGGTCGAGCCGCCGCGGGCGCGTGGTACCGACCGGTCGCTGGCACGCCGCGCCGAACTCATCTCCATCGGGCGGAAGTTGTTCGCCGACACGTCGTACGACGCGCTGTCCATGGACGACATCGCGCGCCAGGCGCATGTGGCCAAGGGCCTGATCTACTACTACTTCAAGTCCAAGCGTGGCTACTACCTCGCGATCGTCGAGGACTCGGTCGCCGACCTGATCACGTTCGCCGCGAGCGGCCTGCAACTGCCGCCGATGCAGCGGGTGCACCGCACCATCGACTGCTATCTGCGCTACGCCGAGGACAACCAGGCGGCGTACCGCACCATCGTGAGCGGCGGGGTCGGCTTCGACACCCAGGTGCACGCCATCCGGGACGGGGTGCGCGCGGCGATCGTCGCCACCATCGCCGAAGGCGCTTACGGCCGCAGCGACATAGCGCCGGTGGTCCGCATGGGCCTGTTCGGCTGGGTGTGCAGCGTCGAGGGTGCCACCCTCGACTGGATCGACCGCCCGGAGCTGTCGCGCGAGACCATGCGCGAGCTGCTGGTGAAGACGCTGGGCGGCACGATGCGGGCCATCGAGGAGATCGAACCGGCCTACTTCGCGCCTGAGCCCGCTCGCCGGGACGGCTGAGCGCCCGAGGTGGACCCGGGGTGAGGGTCCGCCGACCGACCCCCACCCCAAGTGTCTTTCCCCCGTGGCTACTTGATCGCCTTGATCAGCTCACCGTTCGCGGTGTCGCCGCTCAGCTCCCAGAAGAAGGTGCCGCCCAGGCCCATCGCGTTCTTGTAGGCCATCTTCCCCTTGATGGTCCGCGGGGTGTCGTAACTCCACCAGTCGTCACCGCACTTGGCGTACGCGGTGCCGCCGACCGTCCCGTTGGCCGGGCACGTGGTCTTGAGCACCTTGTAGTCCTCGTAGCCCGCCTCGTACGTCCCCGCCGCCGGGCCGGTCGCCGTGCCGCCGGGCGCCGACTGCGTGACACCGGTCCAGCCGCGGCCGTAGAAGCCGAGGCCGAGCAGCAGTTTCGAGGACGGTATGCCGAGGCTCCGCAGCTTCGCGATGGTGGCGGCGGTGTTGAACGCCGGGTTGGCGATGCCGGGGTACGGGGTCAGCGGCGAGTGCGGGGCCGTGGTCGAGTCCCAGGCGCCGAAGTAGTCGTACGTCATCGGGTTGTACCAGTCGACGAACTTGGCGGCGCCCGCGTAGTTCGCCGCGTCGATCTTGCCGCCGCTCGACGCGTCGGCCGTGATGGCCGCGGTGACCAGCGACTTTCTGCCGAACTGGCCGCGCAGCGCCGCCATCACGTCCTTGAATGCGTCCCTGCCGCTGGTGTCGCAGGTGAGCCCGCAGGCGTTCGGGTACTCCCAGTCGATGTCGATGCCGTCGAAGACGTCCGCCCACTTGGGGTTCTCGACGAGGTCGTGGCAGGACTTCGCGAAGGCCTCCGGGTCCTTCGCGGCCTCACCGAATCCACCGGACCAGCTCCAGCCGCCGAACGACCAGATGATCTTGAGGTTCGGGTGCAGTTTCTTCAGCTTGCGCAGCTGGTTGAAGCTGCCGCTCAGTGGCTGGTCCGCGGTGTCGGCGACGCCGTCGACGGACTCCTCGGCGCTGAACGGCTTGTCGGTGTCCGCCCAGGAGTCGCCGAGCGCGCACTTGCCGTCGACGACGTTGCCGAAGGCGTAGTTGATGTGGGTGAGGCGGTCCGCCGAGCCGGACGTCTCGATGTTCTTCACGTAGTACTGGCGGCCGTAGATGCCCCAGTCGATGAAGTAGCCGACAACCTTGGAGCCGGGCGCGCCGGGCGCGTGGGTCGTGGTGCCGGGCTGTGCGGGCGAGGCCGTCGCGGTGCCCGCTCCGGCGAGGAGCCCGGCGCCGAGGGCGGCGCAGGACGCGGCGGAGATCAGTGTCCGGACGCGGACACGGGAAGGGCGTGGTCTGAGCATCGTGACTCCGGGGGAGGGGAGCGTGGCGAGAGGGGTGGTGCCTGGACCTGCTGTGCCGATTGGCATGAACGCGGTAGCGCGTTGGGGGAGACCGTAGTGGACTAGACCATTCGGGTCAATGGTTCGGACCAATTCGGGTGGGTCGGCGCGCGCCGCCGAATGTGTCGTAATGAACGGTCGTTAACTGGTGACTCGCTGCTCCGGATCGGGCATACTCCAAGCGCCACAGCCTCTGATCAGCGGCTTCCGTGACCCGGGAGGCGCATTCTCGTCTGTGGCACGTAAGTCTCGGTGGCGCCGCTCCAACCCCTGTGCGCGTCCGCCGCAGTGCCCGACAGGGAGGAGAGCGTCGCCATGGCCGACCGCGCAGCGCAGCCGGTGGACCGTCAACTGCCCACGGAGGAGGCCCGGGATCTGATCTCGCTCGTCCGTGAGATCGCCCAGCGGGAGGTCGCTCCCCGGGCGGCCGAGGAGGAGGACGCCGGCCGCTTCCCGCGCGAACTCTTCGGCCTGCTCTCGGAGTCGGGGCTGCTCGCCCTGCCGTACGACTCGGAGCATGGCGGCGGCGACCAGCCGTACGAGGTCTATCTCCAGGTCCTGGAGGAGCTGGCGACCGCCCGGCTGACCGTCGGCCTGGGTGTCAGCGTCCACACCCTCGCCTGCCACGCGCTCGCCAACTACGGCACCAAGGAACAGCAGGCCGAGCGTCTGCCCGCGATGCTCGGCGGCGGCCTGCTCGGCGCGTACTGCCTCTCCGAGCCCTCGTCCGGTTCGGACGCCGCGTCGCTGCGTACGAAGGCGGTGCGGGAGGGCGACGACTGGGTGATCACCGGCACCAAGGCCTGGATCACCCACGGCGGCATCGCCGACTTCTACACGGTCATGGCCCGTACGGGCGGCGAGGGCTCCCGGGGCATCACGGCCTTCCTGGTTCCCGGTGACGCCGAGGGGCTGAGCGCCGCGGCGCCCGAGAAGAAGATGGGCATGAAGGGCTCGCCCACCGCGCAGCTCCATTTCGACGGGGTGCGCGTCTCGGACGCCCGGCGCATAGGAGACGAGGGCCAGGGCTTCGCGATCGCCCTCTCCGCGCTCGACTCCGGGCGGCTCGGCATCGCGGCCTGTGCGATCGGCGTGGCCCAGGCGGCCCTGGACGAGGCGGTCGCGTACGCCACCGGACGGCAGCAGTTCGGGCGGCCCATCTCCGACTTCCAGGGGCTGCGCTTCATGCTCGCGGACATGGCGACGCAGATCGAGGCGGGCCGGGCGCTGTATCTGGCCGCCGCCCGGCTGCGCGACGCGGGCCGGCCCTTCTCCAAGCAGGCGGCCATGGCGAAGCTGCTGTGCACCGATGCCGCGATGAAGGTCACCACGGACGCCGTCCAGGTCCTCGGCGGATACGGCTACACCGCGGACTTCCCCGCCGAGCGGTACATGCGTGAGGCCAAGGTGCTGCAGATCGTCGAGGGCACCAACCAGATTCAGCGGATGGTCATCGCCCGTCACCTCGCTGGTCCCGAGTCACGCGGAACCAGCCGCTGAAGGAGCTGCCGTAGGTGCCGTTCGTGGTGTATCGGTCACTCGTACCGAAGGGGCCGCGCGCCGCGAACGGAACGAAGGCGGTGCCGAACTGGTCGAGACCGCCCGGGGGCGCCACCAGCCGGACCCACTCCGGGTCGTGGCGCCCCGGCAGGGTGCGGCCCCGGTCGGCCCAAGTCCGCATCAGGGCACGGTAGATCGGCGGGTCCTGCGACTGGACCGGCCCCTGCGGAACCGATTCTGCCGGGCCGGAGACGATGAGGTGGCGTCGACGCCCGGTTACCGAGTAAGTAGGGGTCATACCGGGCAAACGCGCCACGGTCACGGCGGTCACCGCTTGCGTGAATCGCGCCTGAGTTCGCGCCGGTCCCGAACGGGGCAACGGGGGCCGCAGGCGTGTCGGCCGTGCGGGAGCCTACGCCGGATCGGGACGCACTGATCCCGCGCCGTGGCGGTCTGCACGCCAGGGCGCGGGAGTGACTGCTGCGTGGAGTACGCGAAGCGTGTGGAGCGGATGTTCCGGAGCCGATCGGCCGCGGAAGCCGCGGCCCTGGTGCAGGCCCTGGAGTCAGGCGGCCTGACGCCGCATCACCGGTACGCGCATCGGGCGCGAG belongs to Streptomyces graminofaciens and includes:
- a CDS encoding peptidase C39 family protein — its product is MPESSPRTEPEPSRRTLLAAAVATVGFVATGSAATGPAAAAAPEAPAKAAQDFVDNRAWTSYADWRGGDGQGTHVVAGERPGVVIDAPAGTSAYTDPHTGRTATWEYATWTSPVHRLAVPATEVIASWNARTPAGTWLQVEVKGTYSDGTDTPWYVLGRWAAGDRDIRRTSVDGQSDGRSSVGTDTLAVDAPASGLRLTSYRLRLTLYRTPGTRLTPTVWRLGAMGSDVPDRFTVPASTPGYAGELDVPRYSQEIHKGQYPEYDNGGEAWCSPTSSQMIIEYWGRRPIAKDLAWVNPEYADPQVCHAARFTYDHQYAGCGNWPFNAAYAATYRDLQGVVTRLGSLIDLETLIEAGIPVITSQSFLATELTGAGYGTAGHLMTVIGFTADGDVIANDPNSPSNEAVRRVYDRREWENIWLRTKRYNASAKVVSGAGGVCYLYFPARPTVRQRAALAAVGLREPVPGTASGVRV
- a CDS encoding SCO1431 family membrane protein; translated protein: MTATSATAARVRPRTGGPEDDGPKTVEHLMGWILVVVLAMLVTQLGLL
- a CDS encoding TetR/AcrR family transcriptional regulator, producing MNSSQQRAVEPPRARGTDRSLARRAELISIGRKLFADTSYDALSMDDIARQAHVAKGLIYYYFKSKRGYYLAIVEDSVADLITFAASGLQLPPMQRVHRTIDCYLRYAEDNQAAYRTIVSGGVGFDTQVHAIRDGVRAAIVATIAEGAYGRSDIAPVVRMGLFGWVCSVEGATLDWIDRPELSRETMRELLVKTLGGTMRAIEEIEPAYFAPEPARRDG
- a CDS encoding glycoside hydrolase family 18 protein yields the protein MLRPRPSRVRVRTLISAASCAALGAGLLAGAGTATASPAQPGTTTHAPGAPGSKVVGYFIDWGIYGRQYYVKNIETSGSADRLTHINYAFGNVVDGKCALGDSWADTDKPFSAEESVDGVADTADQPLSGSFNQLRKLKKLHPNLKIIWSFGGWSWSGGFGEAAKDPEAFAKSCHDLVENPKWADVFDGIDIDWEYPNACGLTCDTSGRDAFKDVMAALRGQFGRKSLVTAAITADASSGGKIDAANYAGAAKFVDWYNPMTYDYFGAWDSTTAPHSPLTPYPGIANPAFNTAATIAKLRSLGIPSSKLLLGLGFYGRGWTGVTQSAPGGTATGPAAGTYEAGYEDYKVLKTTCPANGTVGGTAYAKCGDDWWSYDTPRTIKGKMAYKNAMGLGGTFFWELSGDTANGELIKAIK
- a CDS encoding acyl-CoA dehydrogenase family protein — protein: MADRAAQPVDRQLPTEEARDLISLVREIAQREVAPRAAEEEDAGRFPRELFGLLSESGLLALPYDSEHGGGDQPYEVYLQVLEELATARLTVGLGVSVHTLACHALANYGTKEQQAERLPAMLGGGLLGAYCLSEPSSGSDAASLRTKAVREGDDWVITGTKAWITHGGIADFYTVMARTGGEGSRGITAFLVPGDAEGLSAAAPEKKMGMKGSPTAQLHFDGVRVSDARRIGDEGQGFAIALSALDSGRLGIAACAIGVAQAALDEAVAYATGRQQFGRPISDFQGLRFMLADMATQIEAGRALYLAAARLRDAGRPFSKQAAMAKLLCTDAAMKVTTDAVQVLGGYGYTADFPAERYMREAKVLQIVEGTNQIQRMVIARHLAGPESRGTSR